CAATTCTGTTGATGAATCCCTAACAGCAGAATaacattaaattaattttaaaatattataaaccTAAATAAAACAATTAAAACGTTAGAAACAACTTTAAAATTTATCCCAAATATTAaagacaaaaacaatactttttACTCTTCTTAATATTTGGGGCCATTCATGGCCAAGGAACATGGAAGCACAAAAGTATGCAAGGCTTATGAATTATGATACcgttttttattttcattggaGTGTTTTTGCCTTGAAATGTGTGCAATCCATAGTGGTCtcttttagaaaaaatataaaatcgaAATTTAACTGGAAAATTCGTCACTGTTTATCTCttattaaaaagtaaataacaattACATTCTCACAAATTTTGATTTCggattaattaatttttaaaaaggtaaatattaattaatttttttataataataaataatagacatgtatattcttttattaataaataatgtaaaacaaaaaaaattgtttatatattttattttgtacaataatagatattttattattgtcacataataagcataaaaataatataattttaaacagtgaaatattattatattttgagtttttatataatttttattaattactttttatttGTTATGAATCCTATTAAAATAAGTGAAATTTCGttccaaaaatttttatctACGTGACTATCTTTCATAAATAGATATGTTATAGTAATTAACgatacatataaataattcatcgttaagttttatataataaattaataaaataatataatatatttattatttgctattgtaaaagattaaattaataattttttttccttaaaaaattaattagtccaTGATCAAAATATTCAGAACCTAATTATTATTTCcctctaaaaaataaaaatgaaccTGGCTGGCGTTACTATAATACTGTACCACCTAAGCCATAGGATTCCACACTCCTAATTTCTAGTAATAGTTGTACTTttgactaaattaattattacatGTGAAGGGTGAATATTTTAATAATCAGCAAGTATTATTCTTGCCACGAACGAGGCATTTGTCTAGTTGGTCACCACTAACCACGTTATACTAACTTTCTTGACAAATTTAGATTAATTGCATAATTAATGTTAAGGTTAATGTGTTTAGCATATGCAATTATGCATGGTTGGTTCAGGTTGCAAGTTGGGGAGCATATCTTCTATCCCGTGACATAATAACAATGTCAATAGCACCAAGAGACACACACGAAGCACAAGTTCAGTTTGCTCTTGAAAGAGGTGTTCCCGCCATTATTGGTGTTCTTGCATCTAAGAGGCTCCCATTTCCCTCTAGAGCTTTTGACATGGCACATTGCTCTCGCTGCCTAATTCCATGGGCTCAATATGGTTCGTTACCTTGTTATTACACAACTCTCTCAAGATATGTTGTTTCATGTGTTTATGTTTTTAATTTCCTATCAAATGTTGAATTAGATGGGGTTTATCTAAACGAAGTTGATCGGATTCTGCggcccggaggctattggatcCTGTCCGGGCCACCCATCAATTGGAAGAGATATTGGAGAGGTTGGGAAAGAACAAAGGAGGATCTGAATGAAGAGCAGACCAAAATTGAGAAGGTGGCTCAAAGTCTATGTTGGAAGAAGCTTGTAGAGAAGGGTGATATTGCTATTTGGCAGAAACCCAAACACCATTTGAAATGCTCCCAAAATAGTAGACCTTTCTGCGACCCACAAGATAACCCTGACAAGGCATGGTATGTTGCTTCAATTTTCCACCTACTAGTTTATGGTTAGTTAATTTCATGTCATATCATATTCACTAGCAATACTCATATGAAATTGTGTTTACGTGAAGATCATAGTTGAAAGCTgttaaatgataatttttacttatcaattatcatcTTCACGTGAAAACAACTTCATGTGAGCTGTTATTATATATCAGCATAATAAAAGTGATTGACTTCTTAATTGttttgtatatttattttgGTGAGTTGTTTGTTTTCAGGTACACTGACATGAAGACATGTTTGAGTCGTCTGCCAGAAGTGTCAGACAATGATGAAACTGCAGGAGGGGCATTGGAGAATTGGCCAGAGAGGCTAACAGCCACCCCACCAAGGATTTACATGGAGACCATGAAAGGGGTTACACCTTCAACCTTCATAAAGGACAATCAATTATGGAAGAAAAGGATATCATATTACAAGAAAGTTAACAGTCAGCTAGGTAAAGCTGGGAGATACAGAAACCTTCTTGACATGAATGCTTACTTGGGTGGATTTGCTGCTTCTCTTGTTGAGTACCCTGTTTGGGTCATGAATGTGGTTCCTGTTCAAGCCAAGGTTGACACACTTGGAGCAATTTATGAAAGGGGATTGATAGGAACATACCATAATTGGTTAGCACaacattatttttttccttATCTCCTTAACATAATGTTCTATTCTTCATTGTCTAAATTGCTTGTGGCCTAAACTTATGTTGCAGGTGTGAAGCAATGTCCACTTATCCTAGAACTTATGATTTACTTCATGCTGATTCAGTCTTCAGCCTTTACAACCAAAGGTATTTATATATTCAATTCAATATCATATACACTATATAACACATACTTGTCCCTTTTTAACAAATGATCTTGGAAATATGGCTCATTGTTTGAAGTAATCTAACAGATTCAAGTACTGTTTAAATTCTGATTAACCTACTTGTATGTTGCAGATGTGAATTAGAAGACATTCTGCTAGAAATGGATAGGATTCTTAGGCCAGAAGGAAGTGTAATAATCAGAGATGATGTTGATATATTAGTAAAAGTAAAGAGTATAGTCAACGGTTTGAATTGGGAAAGTCAAATTGTTGACCATGAAGATGGGCCTCTTGAAAGAGAGAAACTTTTATTTGCTGTGAAGAATTATTGGACAGCTCCTAAAGCTTCAAACAGTAGttagttaaatattaattaaggtctttttagtttttaaagccccctttaatttcttttctctagtgcttttctttttgtttgttCATCTCAAAGTTGTTAGTATTCTTTTGTATCtttcttcattgcttttcattAAATGCAAATTCAAAGTGTGCAAAACATACACCTAATTCAGGAGTAAAGTAACCATTGTCATATTTTGCTCAATAATTCAAGGGTTTGAGCACCTAATCCAACATGCTTTTTAATTGGCTCTGTTATCATTACTTTGTCATCAACTTTTAGGGGTTGAGCAAATAGCTTGCTCTGCCACGTCCTCTGCTGCTTACTCTGCTTCAGTTAGTTTGTTAGTCTAGTAAGCTGTGATTCAATTTTTCTGTTAGAGTTAGTGGACCCTGCTGACTCAGCAGAAGCTTCTAGGCCAGTATTCAGTTATTCAGATTGTTACAATACACACATGCTCTCAGCCCCATTCCtctttctctcctctctctgaATTCTCTCTGAGGCCTATACCTTTCACTCACCTTCCAAATTTCAAATTCTCTCTATTTCTTTCTCTCGCGCTCGAGTATATAGTCTCGAATTGGCATGTCTGATGAAGACGGAAGTGTGGAAGACGGAGGTGTGGAAGACGGAGCTGGAATTTTTGAATGCGTCAACTGTTATGCCACATTCACCACGAAGATTGACTTGGAGATCCATTCGAATAATGCACATTTCAAATTTAGAGTTCGAGACCTCTTCCTCACACGATCAACATAAAATTGAGGTAACGTTGATTTCTTCCAATTTTTTGTTCGATCTCTTCTAACCGAACACTgaatttgtaaaaattaattGTGACGGAAGTGTTTTTCCTAACTAAGAAAATCAAGTATGAATGTGTTCTTCGTGATAAAAATGGTGTATAGATTTCAGGGAGTGCAGAAAAAGTTCATGGTTCAACTGTGCTCCACACAGAGTTGGTGTGAATTGATGTTGGTGCTAGAAAATAGTGATCGAAATATTGTGTGCGATACCAACTTGATTGATACATATTCCCTTGTTAACACATTAATCCCTCTTTAAGATCACTGTGAATCATAGATTTCTTCCAATTTTTTGTTCGATCTCTTCTAACCGAACACTgaatttgtaaaaattaattGTGACGGAAGTGTTTTTCCTAACTCTAAGAAAATCAAGTATGAATGTGTTCTTCGTGATAAAAATGGTGTATAGATTTCAGGGAGTGCAGAAAAAGTTCATGGTTCAACTGTGCTCCACACAGAGTTGGTGTGAATTGATGTTGGTGCTAGAAAATAGTGTTCGAAATATTGTGTGCGATACCAACTTGATTGATACATATTCCCTTGTTAACACATTAATCCCTCTTTAAGATCACTGtgaatcataattttttttttcagattttttgAGCTTAAGATGTGCAGAAAAAATTCTGTAACCGAAtctgattcattcttttcagtGCCTTCATTAGGCTCCTTTTAGGCAGCCACCGCAGCGGAGAGCCAGGCGTCATCCCCGCCGCTGATATTGAATCTAGGTTCGTTTTCTTTAATCTTTCTTTCATGCATCATAAGTCTTATGATCATGTTATACGTTTTGTTATTAGATATGTACAAACCAAAGTTGTGGCCTATATTGTGCCTTGCAGAACAAGACTCAGTGTGATGGCCTCATCAGATATTGTGAGGGGAAAAACATACGCCGAAGCGGTGGCCGTGTATATGGACGATGATCAGTGGATCTTGTGGGAGAAAAAAGAGGTTCTATGCCTTCATGCTGAGCTTTGTATGTGGGCTGATGCCGTGGTCATTGCTCCATTATCTGTACATGCCCTTGGAAAGGTATCAATAAGCTGCTCAATTTTTCAGATTTTATATGTAATTTAGATGAATGTGCTATATGTGTTCTCCTAGTGTTTTGGTTGGATTTTGGTTTCGACTTCACCAGGAATGTCGACCAATCCTGTATCAagattttgatgattttgattCGGAGACACGCTTCATGCTGTCCCCTAGTGTTGCTAGCATTCTAATTTGCTTCGACTATCTGTGTTTGGTAGAAATACACTACAAGAATATGGCCGATTAGCTACTACAAAAAGAGTCGTAAAATCGTCGCTAATTTGACGTAAAATAGAATTTGTGACGGATTAGTTACCGTCTAGCAACTAATGCTTTCCTCGCTAAATACAAGTCGCAGATAAGTGAGGCAAACACAACAGTCACTAATTCATCGGAAAATTTTTTAGCTACCGAATAGATAGTTGCAAATCCATCACTAAAGTAAAAGCTAATTCcataaaagaaataaactaaATGGTAGTCGCTAATTAGCAACAAACTCTACTGCAGTAGACTCATCGCTAAATGCAAGCTAACTTCATAAACAAAATGGAATGCCTAGTTGACGCTAATTAGCGAGGAATTTTTTCAAACCTAACTCGTCGCAAGTTGTCCGTTAATATGATCGCAAATCTGTCACATCTTGTAGCAAATCTATAGCTAATCTTTGAAAATCCTTATTCAAATCTGTAGGAATTTTGTCGCTAAGCCAAAACTATTCTAAATCAGAAAATAGAGTTACAAAATAGTCGCTaacttgttaaaaaataatatgtagTCAATTAGTTGCAATATTATCGCAAAAATTCATCACAGGTTCTTTTTAAACTAGTAACAAATCGACAAGTATCTCACAAATATTTCAGTCGCAATGGAATATTTAATTTGTCACCATCATCGATAACAAGTATATTGCTAATGTTTTCCAGAATATTAGTTAGAATACTAATTTTGTCGCCATACTAAAATAAacctcattattttttttattttagccAAGCTTAACCTAATTAGCCAAGCTTTTGAGTTTCATCAAATATTATTCTATCTATTCAATAGCTCTAAAACATGACTTAATTAAGTAACAAAGAAAAAGGCTCAATTACAATATCATATAAAAGTTCGTATTCACTATTCACTCACTTCTTTAGAGATGTTTCATTCTGGCTGTACAAATATGATCCTACttctataaaattattatacatTACACATCTCAATTCCTCATTGCacattgaaaattaaaaaaaaattgaaaaatccAAACACCACCTAAAACTTGGCATATCCCTTGCACAAAGAACATGTCCACCAGTTCCACCGACCTTCAGTTTCACCAATGTTGTCAATTATATGCAAAAATATCCCAAAAAAAATCAGTAAATAACATCTAAGAAAAAGGCTAATTAAAGAAAGGCTCCAAAAGCATCTTAGAGCAATTACCTAAtactaacaacaacaacaacaacaacaacaacaaagccttgtcccactaagtggggtcggctacatgaatcatacgacgccattgtgctctgtcatgtatcatgtctacagagagaccgtttacatgtagatctcgtttgaccacctcacggatggtcttcttaggtcttcctctgcctttcgcactttgtccatcttccatctcatccaccctcctgactggatgttctatcggtcttcttcccacatgtccaaaccacctgagacgcgattcaaccatcttttccacaatgggtgctactccaactctctcccttatatcttcattccttattttatccaatcgcgtatgaccactcatccatctcaacatcttcatctctgccacactcaacTTATGTTCGTactcccctttagccgcccaacactccgtaccatacagcatagccggtcttatagcggtgcgatagaatttacctttaagttttgaaggcacttttttgtcgcatataaaaccagatgcactccgccattttgaccaacctgcttggatcctatgatttacatcctgttcaatctctccattatcctgtatgatgcacccaagatacttaaaacttttaacttttcgtaggatgttttctccaatcttcacctctatattggagttttcccttctcagactgaatttacattccatatattccgtcttgttacggcttatgcgcagaccatacacttctagagcttctctccataactccaacttcttatttaggtcttcccttgactctcccataaggacgatatcatcggcaaaaagcatgcaccatggcacaggctcttggatgtgctctgtgagtacttccaagactaatgtgaaaaggtatggacttaaggatgatccctggtgtaatcctataccaatagggaattcctctgtcacaccacctttagtcttcacactagttgtggccccatcatacatgtctttgattgcccgaatatatgcgatccttactctcctcttttctaaatcttccataagacctcccttggtaccctatcatacgctttttccaaatcaataaacaccatgtgcagatcccttttattactacgatacctctccatcatccttcttaataggtatatcgcttcagtggtagatctgcctggcataaatccaaattggttctctgttacttgtgtctcttttctcaacctccgttctatcaccctttcccataacttcatagtatgactcataagcttaatccctctatagttttcgcaactttgtatatcccccttattcttgtagataggtaccaaggtgctctttctccactcatcaggcatcttctttgaccttaaaatctcattaaaaagcttggttaaccagttgatgccttttcctccaagacccttccaaacctcaatcgggatattatcaaGTCCTACTGCCCTaccatttttcatctgctttagagcctcttttacctcgaagtctcgaatccttcgatagtagtcaaagttttgatcttcttcccttgtgcataatcgaccaaggctcggaagaATCTTCTGTccttcattaaataactcgtagaagtagctcttccacctttcattaatcttctcttCTTGAGCGaacacctctccatccttatcctttatgcacttaacctgatccaaatctctcgttcttctttcccgactctttgcgattctatatatacatttttctccttctttcgtgcccaaagactggtagagaccctcatatgctcttgtccttgcttcacttacagccacttttgtctctttcttagccgccttatatttttcccagttatctgcattgcggcataaagaccactctttaaagcatttcctttttatctttatcttttcttgtatacttgcattccaccaccaggactccttgtctcttggtcctattcctttagattcaccaaaactttcttttgctgttcttctaataacttctgccatctccctccacatctcttccgcgcttccattcccatcccactttgtctcttctcctacccgtcttaggaagcttctttgttcctcacctttcatccgccaccacctcgtccttgggttcttcgtatgatgtcttttcctcaacttttgctcaacgcgaaaatccatgacgagcaccctatgttgtgttgtcaaactctctcccgggataattttacagttaatgcaaaatttccggtcgactctcctcaacaagaagaagtcgatttgagagcttgtcatgccactcttataggttataagatgttcgtctctctttttaaaacatgtatttgcgatgagaagatcaaaagttgaggaaaagtctaaaatagttttacctttggcattgatcaccccgaaaccatggcctccgtgaatactcccatatccagtcacttctctcccaacatgaccatttaaatctcctcctaagaaaatcttatctcccaaaggtatgccttgaaccaaactctctagatcctcccaaaaccttatcttgtgttgttcgtctgaacccacttgcggtgcataggcgctaatcacatggaaagcacCTCCCTCTACCACtagtttgatagagatgatccgatctcccaccctcttgacatccactacgtccttcttccactgcttatccacaattattccaaccccattcctattcttcacctttcctgtataccaaagtttgaaaccagaagtatccaactccctagcctttgcaccaacccatttcgtttcttgtaggcacataatgttaatcttcctccttgtcatggtgtccaccacctccatagactttcctgttagagtgcctatgttccatgtcccaaatctcaaccttctgtcGTTTCGACCTTTATCTTTTCCTTTGTGAACTATCTTATTTACCCTCGTCCGTTCACGAAAACGCGAGAACccttgctcatttaacactacatccgggcaccgatgcagcggctcttgcttcgacaccgtactcgagccatacggcgcgttgcttccgggcaacgacctagctttagcgcaataatatctttgattcatgtcatgggggttcggctatatttttatgttggttgccgaagacctaacacaaccctcctcctttatccgGGCTTGGGACCGGCTATGTACCGCAAGTGTAACATAGGCGGAGTTTACCTAATACTAACAATGTCACGAAATTCACCATCCATGCTTTGAAGCATATAATTGTGGAAATCATATGTTAGGGGAAGCTCATGATTCCATAGAacaatagaaaaaaaagtatataaatgtCGCAATAAGAAAATGCAGAAATATTAGCTTTTTCATATGTTTTCAAGAACAAAAGAATAAATAACTAATACAAAATAATCAAACAATGATATGATGTAACATATACAAATGGACAAGTTCAAACTCATTAAATTGTTATTTGTGATTAGCAAACGGGATACTAGGAGTAGATTCGCATGCTTACTGTGCCATCTAAGGACTCAATAGCACTGTTGACCTCTTCAAGGCTGCTGTAAGTCACAAATCCAAAGCCTGTTATAGATTACCTTGGCTTCCACTTTCGCATGTCTCTGCAGTTCTTTGTTCAGCTCGATTCTCATGTTTCCTCCCTCAAGGATCTTGTGCACCATATGCAACATTTTTATCAAGGATTGTATAAAAATCAAGCAAAAAGTCCTTCTTTGTAACCTATATACAAATATGAAAATTGTATGTCAACAATATGCAAGAGAAAGAGAATTGGAAATATAGGAATTGAACCATAAAGAAGTACATCAATTCAATTAGGAAATATGGAAGAAAACGAAAAACAAGACCGTTCTTCCATTACCAATCAAGCTGATAACCAAGACATGATAATGAATATGGGAAATTTTAAAAATGCTAGAACCTAGAATCACATGCTG
The genomic region above belongs to Arachis stenosperma cultivar V10309 chromosome 5, arast.V10309.gnm1.PFL2, whole genome shotgun sequence and contains:
- the LOC130982156 gene encoding probable methyltransferase PMT16 produces the protein MAGGDSTPPPYHPTSKPSKHTTTTTCKKTNLYTLVALLCIISYLFGSYQQTPSSSAATTTTTKTTLPTCIQNPTTTTSRTSTTPRKPTHLDFTSHHNATFPTTTTTTAAATSKHYPSCPVKLSEYTPCEDHTRSLRFPRDKMIYRERHCPSKKEVLKCRIPAPHGYKNPFPWPSSRDVAWYANVPHRELTVEKAVQNWIRYDGDKFRFPGGGTMFPNGADKYIDDIGKLIDLKHGSVRTAVDTGCGVASWGAYLLSRDIITMSIAPRDTHEAQVQFALERGVPAIIGVLASKRLPFPSRAFDMAHCSRCLIPWAQYDGVYLNEVDRILRPGGYWILSGPPINWKRYWRGWERTKEDLNEEQTKIEKVAQSLCWKKLVEKGDIAIWQKPKHHLKCSQNSRPFCDPQDNPDKAWYTDMKTCLSRLPEVSDNDETAGGALENWPERLTATPPRIYMETMKGVTPSTFIKDNQLWKKRISYYKKVNSQLGKAGRYRNLLDMNAYLGGFAASLVEYPVWVMNVVPVQAKVDTLGAIYERGLIGTYHNWCEAMSTYPRTYDLLHADSVFSLYNQRCELEDILLEMDRILRPEGSVIIRDDVDILVKVKSIVNGLNWESQIVDHEDGPLEREKLLFAVKNYWTAPKASNSS